One region of Bradyrhizobium betae genomic DNA includes:
- a CDS encoding TRAP transporter large permease subunit gives MAHVEMTPAVTRTLAGEVAEPPRRRSLLGSIELALKWLVEIPAAILVVAEIVILFAGVVSRYVLHAPLVWSDELASMLFLWLAMLGSAVAFRRSEHMRMTALVGSAGPRLWAYLDVVATCAALAFLLLIVHPSYEYAYEESFITTPALQISNTWRAAALPVGICLMVLFALLRLARVGDLKTLLAAVATVVVLIALFWFAQPLLKPLGNINLVIFFVGVVGFCVFAGVPIAFAFGLAIFGYLALTTRTPLMVLVGRMDEGMSHLILLSVPLFVFLGLLIEMTGMARAMVAFLASLLGHVRGGLHYVLVGAMYLVSGISGAKAADMAAVAPVLFPEMKQRGARPGDLVALLAATGAQTETIPPSLVLITIGSVTGVSISALFTGGLLPGVVLALTLSGLVWWRYRGEDLSHVRRATSGEIARAFVISIPALALPFVIRYAVVEGIATATEVSTIGIVYALVIGLLIYRQFDWRRLLPMLIETACLSGAILLIIGTATGMAWGLTQSGFSRALAASMTGLPGGSATFIAVSILAFVILGSVLEGIPAIVLFGPLLFPIARLVGVHEVHYAMIIILAMGIGLFAPPFGVGYYAACAIGKVDPAEGIRPIWGYLLALLVGLIIVAIFPWISIGFL, from the coding sequence ATGGCTCATGTCGAGATGACGCCAGCGGTGACGCGCACCTTGGCCGGCGAGGTGGCCGAGCCCCCTCGCCGCCGGTCCCTGCTCGGTTCGATCGAGCTTGCACTGAAATGGCTGGTCGAGATCCCGGCGGCAATCCTGGTCGTCGCCGAGATCGTGATCCTGTTTGCCGGCGTGGTCTCGCGCTACGTGCTGCATGCGCCGCTGGTGTGGTCGGACGAGCTGGCCTCGATGCTGTTCCTGTGGCTGGCCATGCTGGGCTCGGCGGTCGCATTCCGCCGCAGCGAGCACATGCGGATGACGGCGCTGGTCGGAAGCGCCGGTCCGAGGCTCTGGGCTTATCTCGACGTGGTCGCGACCTGTGCGGCGCTGGCGTTCCTGCTGCTGATCGTGCACCCATCCTATGAATATGCCTATGAAGAGAGTTTCATCACCACGCCGGCACTCCAGATCTCCAACACCTGGCGCGCCGCCGCGCTGCCTGTAGGCATCTGCCTGATGGTGCTGTTCGCGCTGCTGCGGCTCGCCCGCGTCGGCGATCTCAAGACGTTGCTGGCCGCCGTGGCAACGGTCGTGGTGTTGATCGCCCTGTTCTGGTTCGCGCAGCCGCTGCTCAAGCCGCTCGGCAACATCAACCTCGTCATTTTCTTCGTCGGCGTGGTCGGCTTCTGCGTGTTCGCCGGCGTGCCGATCGCGTTCGCCTTTGGACTTGCGATCTTCGGCTATCTGGCGCTGACCACGCGGACCCCGTTGATGGTGCTGGTCGGACGGATGGACGAAGGCATGAGCCACCTCATCCTGCTCTCGGTGCCGCTGTTCGTATTCCTGGGACTCCTGATCGAGATGACCGGCATGGCGCGGGCCATGGTGGCGTTCCTCGCGAGCCTGCTCGGCCATGTCCGAGGCGGCCTTCATTACGTGCTGGTCGGAGCCATGTACCTGGTCTCCGGCATTTCCGGCGCCAAGGCGGCCGACATGGCCGCGGTTGCGCCGGTTCTGTTTCCGGAGATGAAGCAGCGCGGCGCCCGCCCCGGCGATCTCGTTGCCCTGCTCGCCGCCACCGGTGCCCAGACCGAAACCATTCCGCCGAGCCTGGTGCTGATCACCATCGGCTCGGTCACGGGCGTCTCGATCTCGGCGCTGTTCACCGGCGGCTTGTTGCCGGGCGTCGTGCTGGCGCTGACGCTGTCGGGGCTGGTTTGGTGGCGCTACCGCGGCGAGGATCTCAGCCATGTTCGGCGCGCCACGTCGGGCGAGATCGCCCGTGCGTTCGTCATCTCCATCCCCGCCCTGGCCCTGCCCTTCGTGATCCGTTACGCCGTGGTCGAAGGCATCGCCACCGCGACCGAAGTATCGACCATCGGCATCGTCTATGCGCTGGTCATCGGGCTGCTGATCTACCGGCAGTTCGACTGGCGGCGGCTGTTGCCGATGCTGATCGAGACCGCCTGCCTGTCCGGCGCGATCCTGCTGATCATCGGCACCGCGACCGGAATGGCCTGGGGCCTGACCCAATCCGGCTTCTCGCGGGCGCTTGCTGCCTCCATGACCGGCCTGCCCGGCGGCTCCGCGACCTTCATCGCGGTCTCGATCCTGGCCTTCGTGATCCTCGGCAGCGTGCTGGAAGGCATACCGGCCATCGTGCTGTTCGGGCCGCTGCTGTTTCCGATCGCACGCCTGGTCGGGGTGCACGAGGTGCACTACGCCATGATCATCATTCTGGCGATGGGTATCGGGCTATTCGCCCCGCCGTTCGGCGTCGGCTATTATGCCGCCTGCGCCATCGGAAAGGTCGATCCGGCCGAAGGCATCAGGCCGATCTGGGGCTATCTGCTGGCGCTGCTGGTGGGATTGATCATCGTCGCGATCTTCCCCTGGATCTCGATCGGATTCCTGTAA
- a CDS encoding TRAP transporter substrate-binding protein produces the protein MVFSTRFSRRTLLKASAATAVFGGVSAPYVARAQAAEFTYKFANNLPESHPFVARAREMAAAIKTETNGRFDMQVFPNSQLGSDTDMLSQVRSGGVEFFTLSGLILATLVPAASINGIGFAFPDYPTVWKAMDGDLGAYVRGEINKAGLEVMDKIWDNGFRQTTSSTKPINGPDDFKGFKIRVPVSPLWTSMFKAFDASPASINFAEVYSALQTKIVEGQENPLALISTAKLYEVQKYCSMTNHMWDGFWFLMNRRAWAALPDDIKTIVAKNVNAAAVKEREDTEKLNISVRQELTGKGLLFNQPEVGPFRDKLRSAGFYNEWKGKYGEKAWELLEKSVGKLS, from the coding sequence ATGGTCTTTTCAACCCGCTTTTCCCGACGCACGCTTCTCAAGGCCTCCGCCGCGACCGCCGTCTTTGGCGGCGTCAGCGCGCCTTATGTGGCCCGTGCCCAGGCCGCCGAGTTCACCTACAAGTTCGCCAACAACCTGCCGGAATCGCATCCGTTCGTGGCGCGCGCCCGTGAGATGGCGGCGGCCATCAAGACCGAGACCAATGGCCGGTTCGACATGCAGGTGTTCCCGAACAGCCAGCTCGGCTCCGACACCGACATGCTGAGCCAGGTGCGCTCCGGTGGCGTCGAGTTCTTCACGCTGTCCGGCCTGATCCTGGCGACCCTGGTGCCGGCGGCCTCGATCAACGGCATCGGCTTTGCGTTCCCGGATTACCCCACGGTCTGGAAGGCCATGGACGGCGACCTCGGCGCCTATGTGCGCGGCGAGATCAACAAGGCCGGCCTCGAGGTCATGGACAAGATCTGGGACAACGGCTTCCGCCAGACCACTTCCTCGACCAAGCCGATCAACGGTCCTGATGACTTCAAGGGCTTCAAGATCCGCGTTCCGGTGTCGCCGCTGTGGACCTCGATGTTCAAGGCGTTCGACGCCTCGCCCGCCTCGATCAATTTCGCCGAGGTCTATTCGGCGCTCCAGACCAAGATCGTCGAGGGCCAGGAGAACCCGTTGGCGCTGATCTCGACGGCAAAGCTGTACGAGGTCCAGAAATACTGCTCGATGACCAACCACATGTGGGACGGCTTCTGGTTCCTGATGAACCGCCGCGCCTGGGCTGCGCTTCCGGACGACATCAAGACGATCGTCGCCAAGAACGTCAACGCCGCCGCCGTGAAGGAGCGCGAGGACACCGAGAAGCTCAATATCAGCGTCAGGCAGGAGCTGACCGGCAAGGGCCTGCTGTTCAACCAGCCCGAGGTCGGGCCGTTCCGCGACAAGCTGCGCTCGGCCGGCTTCTACAATGAGTGGAAGGGCAAGTACGGCGAGAAGGCCTGGGAGCTGCTCGAAAAGTCCGTCGGCAAACTGTCGTAA
- a CDS encoding DUF29 domain-containing protein, which produces MLTKQASKHDTDFYGWTQEQAGILGATSPADTRLDIDNLAEEIEGMGRAEVLAISSLLRQTLIHLLKSALEPESQTLTRWFEEIVTFQGDAVLAFSPGLKRRLDLEKIWRVACNAATRTLENRGVVGPQLPSTCPLSLHDLLDPEFDPGAATQVLSAAIQSVAKHGI; this is translated from the coding sequence ATGCTGACGAAACAAGCCAGTAAACACGACACAGATTTCTACGGGTGGACCCAGGAGCAAGCCGGCATCCTTGGGGCAACTTCGCCTGCAGACACGCGCCTTGACATCGACAATCTGGCTGAAGAGATCGAAGGCATGGGACGTGCCGAAGTCCTGGCGATATCTAGTCTACTTCGACAAACCCTAATTCACTTGCTGAAATCAGCCCTCGAACCTGAAAGTCAGACTCTAACGCGTTGGTTTGAGGAAATCGTCACATTCCAAGGCGATGCCGTCCTGGCCTTTTCGCCAGGACTGAAGCGGCGACTCGATCTTGAGAAAATCTGGCGTGTCGCCTGCAACGCAGCTACCCGCACCTTGGAAAATCGTGGGGTAGTCGGACCTCAATTGCCGTCGACCTGTCCGCTCTCGCTCCATGATCTTCTTGACCCCGAGTTCGACCCCGGCGCAGCGACACAAGTGCTATCTGCCGCCATCCAATCAGTGGCCAAGCACGGCATCTGA
- a CDS encoding helix-turn-helix domain-containing protein has protein sequence MDISLNLSSPQDIASDIANRAKQRRLEANLTQSGLAARAQVSLGTLKQFERTGKSSLEFLIAIAFALGAEKEFEGLFPPKPHRSIEDVISKPVRIRGRRK, from the coding sequence ATGGATATATCCCTTAATTTAAGCTCACCCCAAGACATTGCTTCCGATATAGCGAACCGCGCAAAGCAGCGGCGATTAGAGGCCAACTTAACCCAGTCGGGGCTTGCCGCCCGCGCTCAGGTCAGCTTGGGCACGCTGAAGCAATTTGAGCGCACAGGCAAATCTTCCTTAGAGTTCCTCATAGCCATCGCGTTCGCTCTCGGCGCCGAAAAGGAATTCGAGGGGCTGTTTCCTCCGAAGCCGCACAGGTCGATCGAGGACGTGATTTCCAAGCCTGTCAGAATTCGGGGACGCAGAAAGTGA
- a CDS encoding type II toxin-antitoxin system HipA family toxin, with product MKKPKVPDGKPPQGIQKLGVSLDFYGEKIEVGTLAWSKEERRAYFEYHPDFAARRLNVSPFKLPVGEGAKPAPNSPFAGLHGMFNDSLPDGWGRMLLDRHLQNLGYDFRLLTPLDRLAYVGQTGMGALRYIPDNSLSKAAGDAVDLDWLAAQAEAVQGEVDEADVDRLLEIQGGSAGVRPKIMIGLNGKTGKIVADTGTDLPEGFEAWLVKFKSNVDHSEIGKEEYAYSLMAKAAGVDMPATKLIKTKKGSYFAVQRFDRTEGGSAHVQTVSGLLEADHRAPSIDYDTLLKVTRLLTRDERHVRQMFVRMIFNVLAHNRDDHAKNHAFLLAKDGVWHPTPAYDLTLSEGPGGEHNLAVDGEGKNPTKKHILKVAQNASIPQEEAEQFFEQVQSAIDRWPEYAKEAGLTEKRLQEIDRLLNKRGSGAA from the coding sequence GTGAAGAAGCCGAAGGTCCCAGACGGAAAACCGCCCCAAGGCATCCAAAAGCTGGGGGTGTCGCTCGATTTCTACGGCGAAAAGATCGAGGTAGGAACATTGGCATGGAGCAAAGAGGAACGCCGGGCGTATTTCGAGTACCACCCCGATTTCGCCGCGAGGCGCCTCAACGTATCTCCGTTCAAGCTTCCTGTCGGCGAGGGAGCAAAGCCGGCGCCGAATTCGCCGTTCGCCGGGCTGCACGGCATGTTCAACGATAGCCTCCCCGACGGTTGGGGCCGCATGCTTCTTGATCGTCATCTGCAGAACCTCGGATACGACTTCAGGCTCCTCACGCCTCTTGACCGCCTGGCATACGTCGGCCAGACCGGCATGGGAGCGTTGCGCTACATTCCCGATAATTCCCTTAGCAAAGCCGCCGGCGACGCCGTCGACCTCGATTGGCTTGCTGCGCAAGCTGAGGCGGTCCAAGGCGAGGTCGACGAAGCCGACGTGGATCGTCTGCTCGAAATCCAAGGTGGCTCCGCCGGCGTCCGCCCCAAGATTATGATCGGCTTGAATGGCAAGACCGGTAAGATCGTAGCCGATACCGGCACCGATCTTCCGGAAGGCTTCGAAGCTTGGCTGGTAAAGTTCAAATCGAACGTCGATCACTCCGAAATAGGAAAAGAAGAGTACGCCTACTCTCTTATGGCGAAGGCAGCAGGCGTCGATATGCCCGCCACTAAGCTCATCAAAACCAAGAAGGGCAGCTATTTCGCCGTCCAAAGGTTCGACAGAACCGAGGGTGGGAGCGCGCATGTACAGACGGTGAGCGGGCTGTTGGAGGCCGATCATCGGGCTCCGTCCATCGACTACGATACGCTGTTGAAAGTCACGCGACTTCTGACGCGCGACGAGCGTCACGTACGCCAGATGTTCGTCCGGATGATCTTCAACGTCCTCGCACACAACCGGGACGATCACGCTAAAAATCACGCTTTCCTGCTCGCAAAGGATGGAGTTTGGCATCCGACGCCGGCGTACGACCTCACGCTCTCGGAGGGCCCCGGGGGCGAGCACAATCTAGCTGTGGACGGTGAAGGGAAGAACCCGACCAAAAAGCACATTCTAAAGGTTGCGCAAAATGCGTCGATTCCGCAGGAGGAAGCCGAGCAGTTCTTCGAACAAGTTCAGAGTGCCATAGATCGCTGGCCTGAATATGCAAAAGAAGCCGGATTGACGGAGAAACGTCTCCAGGAAATCGACCGGCTGCTGAACAAGCGTGGATCCGGTGCCGCTTAG
- a CDS encoding ComEC/Rec2 family competence protein, whose amino-acid sequence MAYEIEFHPVGSGANSGDAITMRYWTGAEWRVIVIDAGFQETGEAIVEHVRSVYGTNTVEHVVSTHPDNDHISGLRAVISQLNVQNLWMHVPEYHAKNMMDYFHDPRWTLEGLTADLRRAYPIVSEIRDLALKRGTSLHPPFLGAKIGPFTVLSPTQAMYEGLLPQFRDTPKPAQQLLVLLGHWLTGIGRRVATEIRRIIAEDLFTETLREGGITAAENESSVVLYGQIDGRNIFLTADAGLRALGAAVSYGIAIGLQFGTALNIFQVPHHGSRNNISPALLNRIVGNVSGFGSRRSIGCVISAGPEDETHPRQVVVNALLRRGVEPQDTKKGMLLFNHGVPDRAGFSPAPTLEFATRVEAYD is encoded by the coding sequence ATGGCCTATGAAATAGAGTTTCATCCTGTCGGGTCGGGAGCCAACAGCGGCGACGCGATAACAATGCGCTACTGGACGGGCGCGGAGTGGCGCGTGATCGTCATCGACGCTGGATTCCAGGAAACCGGCGAAGCAATCGTCGAGCACGTGCGGTCGGTGTACGGCACGAACACGGTTGAGCACGTCGTCAGCACGCATCCGGACAACGATCACATCAGCGGTCTTCGCGCAGTCATCTCGCAACTTAATGTGCAGAACCTCTGGATGCACGTTCCCGAATACCACGCGAAAAACATGATGGATTACTTCCACGATCCTCGATGGACGCTGGAGGGCCTCACCGCGGACTTGCGGCGCGCCTACCCGATCGTCAGCGAAATCCGAGACTTGGCCCTGAAGCGGGGCACTTCGCTTCACCCTCCGTTTCTAGGCGCAAAGATCGGGCCCTTCACGGTGCTTTCGCCGACGCAGGCCATGTACGAGGGCCTCCTCCCCCAATTCCGCGACACCCCAAAGCCCGCGCAACAACTCCTCGTCCTCTTGGGGCATTGGCTCACAGGGATCGGGCGACGCGTGGCGACGGAGATCCGGCGCATCATCGCGGAGGACCTGTTCACCGAGACGCTCCGTGAAGGCGGCATCACGGCGGCGGAAAACGAATCCAGCGTGGTCTTGTACGGTCAGATCGACGGTCGAAACATCTTCCTGACGGCGGACGCCGGCTTGAGAGCTCTTGGCGCTGCCGTGTCGTACGGTATTGCCATCGGTCTTCAGTTCGGCACCGCTTTGAACATATTCCAGGTCCCGCATCACGGCAGCCGCAACAACATCTCCCCTGCACTGCTCAATCGGATCGTCGGAAATGTCTCGGGGTTCGGATCCAGAAGATCGATTGGTTGCGTCATCTCCGCCGGGCCCGAGGATGAAACTCATCCGCGCCAAGTCGTGGTGAACGCGCTCTTGCGTCGTGGCGTTGAACCCCAGGACACGAAGAAGGGCATGCTTTTGTTCAATCACGGCGTTCCGGATCGGGCGGGCTTCAGTCCCGCACCCACCCTGGAGTTTGCCACGAGGGTGGAAGCCTATGACTGA
- a CDS encoding transposase — MKSKRRDAFAPKEFPATLFRPPDKRGDDWPDEPDVRRAVTYFRDFIGQDEWKKRRNAAANRLYAASLGRVDETDRGRYFDESDVFGWYLFLAEAFIDHVWNFEPTFGSRVVPVFKAIGRGLDLLLSVDGVEERARRLVSSERRQPNGGLFELLVASAYRSSGARVKFVPERRGLSRTYDMDVEIGSRSFAVECKRLETSQYGERERAAMRELWRPSATGFSQNEQSAFCDVHFRIPIDRVPPAYLTEKSLEWLRSDMPSLLWSDDMSYGAMGELDLDPLREVLDDHHVLASSSRMLELLSGRYVRHANYIQLSRLKLAENPRYVHECDLAVLLRWESASPEAIDAKARDITTKLSEASDQLPAGRPGIVHIGFEAVEGDDVERARHRKIIERAQAFDPRGKPLEYVYCHYFVPESPPDQAWAFDETLQWVGIAPTGPHPLGETMLILPAEGVREGPHWR, encoded by the coding sequence ATGAAAAGCAAGCGTCGAGACGCCTTCGCCCCAAAGGAATTTCCGGCAACACTCTTTCGACCTCCAGACAAACGGGGCGATGACTGGCCGGATGAGCCGGATGTCCGGCGGGCTGTGACCTACTTTCGCGACTTTATTGGCCAGGACGAGTGGAAGAAGCGGCGCAATGCTGCGGCCAATCGCCTGTACGCGGCGTCGCTGGGTCGTGTCGACGAGACCGACCGCGGCAGATATTTCGACGAGTCCGACGTATTCGGCTGGTATCTCTTCCTGGCCGAGGCTTTTATCGATCATGTCTGGAATTTCGAGCCGACGTTCGGATCGCGGGTAGTGCCGGTGTTCAAGGCGATCGGGCGCGGTCTCGATCTGCTTCTTTCGGTCGACGGCGTCGAAGAACGGGCACGTCGCCTGGTCAGCAGTGAACGGCGTCAACCAAATGGCGGGCTCTTCGAGCTGCTCGTCGCATCCGCCTATCGCTCGTCGGGCGCGCGGGTAAAGTTCGTACCCGAGCGACGCGGGCTGAGCCGGACATACGATATGGATGTTGAAATCGGCTCGCGCTCCTTCGCAGTCGAGTGCAAGCGCTTGGAAACGAGCCAATACGGTGAACGGGAACGAGCAGCGATGCGCGAGCTATGGCGCCCCAGCGCGACAGGGTTTTCCCAGAATGAGCAGAGCGCATTTTGCGATGTCCATTTCCGCATCCCCATTGATCGGGTGCCACCCGCCTATCTGACCGAGAAGTCGCTCGAGTGGCTCCGGTCCGACATGCCTTCGCTGCTTTGGAGCGACGATATGTCGTATGGCGCGATGGGCGAGCTCGATCTCGATCCGTTGCGCGAGGTTCTCGACGATCACCATGTGCTCGCGTCGAGTTCGCGTATGCTGGAGCTGCTCTCGGGCCGCTACGTGAGGCACGCCAATTACATTCAGTTGAGCCGCTTAAAGCTCGCGGAAAACCCGAGATATGTGCACGAGTGCGATCTTGCCGTGCTGCTCCGTTGGGAATCGGCCTCTCCCGAAGCCATCGATGCGAAGGCCCGCGACATTACGACGAAGCTATCGGAAGCCAGCGACCAACTTCCTGCGGGTCGCCCCGGTATCGTTCACATCGGCTTCGAGGCCGTTGAAGGAGACGATGTAGAGCGCGCCCGACATCGGAAGATCATCGAGCGAGCGCAGGCTTTCGATCCACGGGGAAAACCTCTGGAGTACGTGTATTGCCATTACTTCGTACCCGAAAGCCCGCCTGACCAGGCGTGGGCGTTCGACGAGACGCTCCAGTGGGTGGGCATCGCGCCGACCGGTCCTCATCCCCTCGGAGAAACAATGCTGATCCTTCCGGCCGAGGGCGTTCGCGAAGGACCTCACTGGCGTTGA
- a CDS encoding Mov34/MPN/PAD-1 family protein codes for MAAISAADDIPIPVRRALRLIEAHPSVERVTAERIEGNDAIRAIVEIRTELPNAWRAAGESPSGVRAVEPVTFIFTAGYPLRAPLIRLRTDFNRSHPHIQPSRNGGPPEPCLVAGSPREVLRVRGIGGLFEQLVDWLDKAAMAQLIDPEHGWEPVRRDGIDDVIVADPTWLTGLPTREGGCSVFPAWYYAYREATLSTYRIGIPRAAPVPLGPRFAGEWRYAPVGDDGQTGNAHALIAWSGKLPTGRPFVADRYLPETVTTIDELLKRAAELGCREFLEPKLGILQERVSQSKLKEKQPIAVILLARRPFEVIGTTSPIEICPYVVELRGGEALSSGSGKLVRTATHRDEISPELLRRAAGDDGQALRPWTLLGCGSIGSKLAVHLARSGRGPAALIDDGILQPHNFARYATLPSDTKVESFWSIPKAHYLAEALATLKQPTVPHVVDVVARAFDDQSIAPLVARDSFAVVNTTGSASVREALVLPGVTIDRPRVVEACMLGIGSVGLMSVEGPAANPSATDLICEAYRLIHSDPTLRNEVFNTKAEAIAIGQGCAAITMPLSDGRLSSFAAPMSEHIRRLQRDGLPETGEVLVGSLAADGLNQIWHRKDIRPRIVVGDGTDSVVRLSPEVDDTIRREVAARRGSETGGIIVGRYSDVANVFHVVGTMPAPPDSKFSRDEFVLGTEGLRPMLEDLIEGSGGALYALGTWHNHLVPSGPSRKDVKTAALLSIRQYFPLLMLIHTPAGYVHFTAEALSGAGSSHSAVVKVAR; via the coding sequence ATGGCGGCGATCTCCGCGGCAGACGACATTCCCATACCCGTCCGACGGGCGCTGCGCCTGATCGAGGCTCACCCGTCCGTCGAACGGGTGACCGCCGAACGGATCGAAGGAAACGACGCCATCCGGGCCATCGTGGAGATCCGGACCGAACTCCCGAACGCATGGAGGGCTGCGGGCGAGAGCCCGTCGGGCGTCCGCGCGGTCGAGCCCGTGACGTTCATCTTCACGGCAGGATATCCCTTGAGGGCGCCGCTTATCCGCCTCCGCACGGACTTCAATCGCAGTCATCCGCACATTCAGCCCTCGAGGAATGGCGGTCCACCTGAACCGTGTCTCGTCGCCGGTTCGCCGCGTGAGGTTCTGCGCGTTCGCGGAATAGGTGGCCTTTTCGAGCAACTGGTCGACTGGCTGGACAAGGCTGCGATGGCGCAGCTGATCGATCCGGAGCACGGCTGGGAGCCGGTGCGGCGTGACGGGATCGACGACGTGATCGTCGCGGATCCGACCTGGTTGACGGGTCTGCCCACCAGAGAGGGCGGCTGCTCGGTCTTCCCGGCGTGGTACTACGCTTACCGCGAAGCAACTTTGTCTACCTACCGGATCGGCATCCCGCGCGCCGCTCCGGTACCGCTGGGGCCGCGGTTCGCCGGCGAATGGCGATATGCGCCTGTCGGCGATGACGGGCAAACCGGCAACGCTCACGCACTGATCGCGTGGTCCGGTAAACTCCCGACCGGTCGGCCGTTCGTGGCGGATCGCTATCTTCCGGAAACGGTCACGACGATTGACGAGCTCTTGAAGCGGGCGGCCGAACTAGGCTGCCGCGAATTCCTGGAGCCGAAGCTCGGAATCCTGCAGGAGCGGGTTTCGCAATCGAAATTGAAGGAGAAGCAGCCGATAGCCGTCATTCTGTTGGCGCGACGCCCGTTCGAGGTGATCGGCACGACTTCGCCGATCGAGATATGCCCCTACGTCGTGGAATTGCGCGGCGGCGAGGCGCTCTCGTCAGGCAGCGGCAAGCTGGTCAGGACCGCCACGCACCGAGATGAGATATCACCCGAATTGCTGCGACGCGCTGCGGGCGACGACGGGCAGGCGCTGCGTCCGTGGACGCTCCTCGGCTGCGGAAGCATCGGATCCAAACTCGCAGTTCATCTCGCCAGGTCCGGACGGGGACCCGCGGCCCTCATCGACGACGGCATCCTGCAACCTCACAATTTCGCGCGCTACGCCACGCTTCCCTCCGACACGAAAGTCGAAAGCTTCTGGTCCATTCCAAAGGCGCACTACCTGGCCGAGGCACTCGCGACCCTCAAGCAGCCGACGGTGCCGCACGTAGTGGACGTCGTCGCGCGCGCATTCGATGATCAATCGATCGCCCCTTTGGTCGCCCGAGACAGCTTTGCCGTCGTCAATACGACCGGCTCCGCAAGCGTGCGCGAGGCGCTGGTCTTGCCTGGAGTCACGATCGACCGGCCCCGGGTGGTCGAGGCATGCATGCTGGGCATCGGAAGCGTCGGCCTGATGTCGGTGGAGGGACCGGCGGCCAACCCGTCGGCGACCGATCTGATCTGCGAGGCCTATCGCCTGATCCATTCGGATCCCACCCTCAGGAACGAGGTCTTCAACACGAAGGCCGAAGCGATCGCGATCGGTCAGGGCTGCGCGGCCATCACGATGCCGCTGTCGGACGGTCGCTTGTCCTCGTTCGCGGCGCCGATGTCCGAGCATATTCGCCGGCTCCAACGCGACGGTCTTCCCGAGACCGGCGAGGTGCTGGTCGGCAGTTTGGCGGCCGATGGGCTGAACCAGATATGGCATCGCAAGGATATCCGGCCGCGCATCGTCGTAGGCGACGGCACGGACAGCGTCGTGCGCCTTAGTCCCGAGGTCGACGACACGATCCGGCGAGAGGTCGCTGCGCGCCGTGGCTCGGAGACGGGCGGCATCATCGTCGGCCGATATTCGGACGTCGCCAACGTCTTCCACGTCGTCGGCACGATGCCCGCGCCGCCCGACAGCAAATTCTCGCGCGACGAGTTCGTGCTCGGTACCGAGGGACTGAGGCCCATGCTGGAAGATCTGATCGAAGGATCTGGCGGCGCGCTCTACGCGCTCGGGACCTGGCACAATCATCTCGTCCCCAGTGGCCCGTCCAGGAAGGACGTGAAGACCGCCGCTCTGCTTTCGATACGCCAGTATTTTCCGTTGCTGATGCTGATCCACACGCCGGCTGGATATGTCCATTTCACCGCTGAAGCCTTATCCGGAGCCGGCAGCTCACACAGCGCCGTGGTCAAGGTGGCAAGATGA